The following are encoded together in the Gilvimarinus sp. DA14 genome:
- a CDS encoding PepSY domain-containing protein: MQRDTTKKFYIVHSWVGVVTGILLFIVAFTGALSVFGHPELKIWSHPEIRGDIEHDFTSIDYLLRQHVKQVDPSYLEHVRITLPGDSSATKLYFGFEKEIETPSGGHEHRVQVFSHHPQTLDLEDTFEGSSAEWFAQFPGDMARFMTTFHADLHLGNPIGLVLTGLLGLTLFASVVTGVLIHRKILKDLFSFRPFRSLRLLFTDTHKVLGVWGLLFHGVIGFTGAFLGLVLVLLVPAAAFVSFAGDQEKLVETFLPETQPALTGLPAEPQVGQVLTEFSRQHPQLIIRDSTVYGWGDSGAVIAISTAGGNTLSAFVTHELNAVTGEPLAQYSTFGRHQSVTGTLLDAMYPLHFGDFGGLLVKVIWGLLGVGTALVAVTGMMIWIERRAYGPEGSLSVAAYQRISRFTAGACMGLVVASLALFYGQLLLSVAPTHMNYWLGVIFFTSWLAVLLYALVRGNSYKSIKQLFGLCGLLALGIPVLNGIVTGDALPLALMNGKTVTACVDITLVAVGLLCLWTARKLPASRPVSGRFDRPSNVAGERYQWEEAQ, translated from the coding sequence ATGCAAAGAGATACCACCAAAAAATTCTATATCGTGCACAGCTGGGTGGGCGTTGTCACCGGCATTTTGCTGTTTATTGTTGCTTTTACCGGGGCATTGTCCGTGTTTGGGCACCCGGAGTTAAAAATCTGGTCGCACCCGGAAATACGCGGCGACATCGAGCACGACTTTACCAGTATCGATTACTTACTGCGCCAACACGTAAAGCAGGTAGATCCGTCGTACCTGGAGCATGTGCGTATCACCCTGCCCGGCGACAGCAGCGCCACCAAACTTTACTTTGGCTTTGAAAAAGAAATTGAAACACCCAGCGGTGGCCATGAACATCGGGTACAGGTATTCAGTCATCACCCGCAAACCCTCGACCTGGAAGACACTTTCGAGGGAAGCAGCGCCGAGTGGTTTGCCCAGTTTCCCGGTGACATGGCCAGGTTTATGACCACCTTCCATGCTGACTTACACCTGGGCAATCCCATTGGTTTGGTGCTAACTGGCTTACTCGGCTTGACCCTGTTCGCCTCGGTAGTAACCGGGGTGCTTATTCACCGCAAAATTCTCAAAGACTTATTCAGTTTTCGCCCCTTTCGCAGTTTGCGCCTGCTGTTTACCGACACCCATAAAGTACTGGGCGTATGGGGATTGCTGTTCCACGGGGTGATCGGTTTTACCGGCGCGTTTTTGGGTTTAGTACTGGTATTGTTGGTGCCGGCGGCGGCTTTTGTCAGCTTTGCCGGCGATCAAGAAAAGCTGGTGGAAACTTTTTTACCGGAAACCCAGCCCGCACTCACAGGGTTGCCTGCCGAGCCGCAGGTGGGCCAGGTGCTGACAGAATTTTCCCGCCAGCATCCGCAACTTATCATTCGCGATTCAACCGTTTATGGCTGGGGCGACAGTGGCGCGGTGATAGCAATCAGCACTGCAGGCGGCAATACGTTATCAGCGTTTGTTACCCACGAGCTAAACGCGGTAACCGGTGAGCCATTAGCCCAGTACAGCACCTTTGGTCGCCATCAAAGCGTTACCGGCACACTGCTGGACGCGATGTACCCACTGCACTTTGGTGACTTCGGCGGCCTGTTGGTGAAAGTTATTTGGGGGCTGCTGGGAGTGGGCACCGCTCTGGTAGCAGTAACCGGCATGATGATTTGGATAGAAAGGCGGGCCTACGGCCCCGAAGGCAGTTTATCGGTTGCCGCCTATCAACGTATCAGCCGCTTTACCGCAGGCGCGTGTATGGGGTTAGTGGTAGCAAGTCTGGCGCTGTTTTATGGCCAATTGCTCCTCTCAGTGGCCCCCACCCATATGAACTACTGGCTGGGAGTAATCTTTTTTACCAGTTGGCTTGCGGTGTTGCTTTACGCACTGGTGCGCGGCAACTCTTATAAGAGCATTAAACAATTATTTGGCCTTTGCGGTTTACTGGCGCTGGGCATTCCGGTACTTAACGGCATTGTCACCGGCGACGCCCTGCCCCTAGCTTTAATGAATGGTAAAACCGTCACAGCCTGCGTGGACATCACTCTAGTGGCGGTCGGGCTGCTGTGTCTTTGGACGGCGCGCAAACTCCCAGCCAGCCGTCCCGTAAGCGGTCGTTTCGACCGCCCCTCAAACGTGGCCGGCGAGCGCTATCAATGGGAGGAAGCCCAATGA
- a CDS encoding TonB-dependent receptor, with the protein MLVKHVGRKATFGLSCLIAALGAQAQSDNQPPRAEELVVTGQKIERSVQDTAASVAVLTEEFMDDQQIDSFYGLLDRVPNVHGILGSGFSIRGIDAFNVSGGGNSYLASVYVDGAPLPYRAIQKGGFLTWDVSQVEVLRGPQSTLQGRNALAGAVIVNTQDPTYEWEGKLRLGAGEYGKQQLAFAGAGALIDDVLAFRISAEQYDFDGINDNTTRGDHPDFNNNNTYRGKLLFEPIEDFSALLSFSRTETEYGVRWTEPNPDGSDFDHRIVTFNDPTFEKNDADITTLKLDYSFSEQLQLMSITSYSDSKYGYEWDGDASSEPLSILIDDRIDETLSQEFRLVMEFDRLSGVVGAYYSDLDVVDEASGQRSLTLQETGLPTLLVTPPEYGGIGLDQATADMVLSLYAPIDPVRLGTYSKLEQGVETQAVFTDLTFRVTENWDIFGGLRWDKEEQRNASDTLYTIDNEDLLPNPADYAANAQLAMLITGINAQLYQMVDDASGTEPPADASFDEWLPKLGTTYRFSDDVSLSFTYQEGYRSGGVGTNVAQGSIFTYQPEFTDNYELALRTAWLDGALTANANLFYIDWQDQQIAVQLSGNAYDTETQNAGSSTVEGFELELNYIATDTLQVFGGLGYSRTEFDEFTIVQPTATYDLSGRAFPRAPEWTANIGASYHSPSGLFASINANYADSSIVAVNPYANGLSEGDEGFDPKNDQRTLVNAKLGYEWDQLAVYATVTNLFDEEYVELASVSQPPSVTLGAPRQFGVTLDYRF; encoded by the coding sequence ATGCTAGTAAAACACGTCGGTCGCAAAGCGACATTTGGCTTGAGCTGCCTGATTGCAGCATTAGGTGCGCAGGCACAAAGCGATAATCAGCCGCCCAGAGCGGAAGAGTTGGTGGTTACAGGGCAGAAAATCGAGCGCTCGGTACAAGATACCGCCGCCAGTGTGGCGGTTCTGACCGAGGAGTTTATGGATGACCAGCAGATCGACAGCTTTTACGGGTTGCTCGATCGGGTGCCCAATGTGCACGGTATTCTGGGCAGTGGTTTCAGCATTCGCGGTATTGATGCCTTTAACGTGTCCGGCGGCGGTAATAGTTATCTGGCCAGTGTTTACGTTGACGGAGCGCCACTGCCGTATCGTGCGATCCAAAAAGGCGGCTTTTTAACCTGGGATGTTTCTCAGGTAGAGGTGTTGCGTGGTCCCCAATCGACCCTGCAGGGGCGCAATGCGCTCGCCGGTGCGGTTATTGTGAACACCCAGGACCCGACCTATGAATGGGAGGGAAAATTGCGTTTGGGGGCGGGCGAATATGGTAAACAGCAACTGGCCTTTGCCGGTGCCGGCGCCTTAATTGACGATGTGTTGGCATTTCGTATCAGTGCCGAGCAGTATGACTTTGACGGTATTAACGACAATACTACCCGGGGTGATCATCCGGACTTTAACAACAACAATACCTACCGGGGTAAGTTGTTGTTCGAGCCAATAGAAGATTTCTCAGCGTTGCTAAGCTTCTCGCGCACTGAGACCGAGTACGGGGTGCGCTGGACCGAGCCCAACCCAGATGGCAGCGATTTTGACCATCGTATCGTAACCTTTAACGACCCTACCTTCGAGAAGAACGATGCCGACATCACCACCTTAAAACTGGATTACAGCTTTAGCGAACAGTTGCAGTTGATGTCGATTACCAGCTACTCGGACTCCAAGTACGGCTATGAGTGGGATGGCGACGCCAGCTCCGAGCCGCTGTCCATTCTGATTGATGATCGCATTGATGAAACCCTGAGTCAGGAGTTCCGTCTGGTGATGGAGTTTGATCGCTTAAGCGGTGTGGTGGGTGCCTATTATTCAGACCTGGACGTAGTGGATGAAGCCAGTGGTCAGCGTAGCTTAACGCTGCAGGAAACCGGCCTGCCCACGTTATTGGTCACCCCGCCAGAATACGGCGGTATTGGTCTGGATCAGGCCACCGCTGATATGGTGCTGTCGCTCTACGCGCCCATCGATCCGGTGCGCCTGGGCACCTACTCAAAGCTGGAACAGGGGGTGGAAACCCAAGCTGTATTCACCGACTTAACCTTCCGCGTAACCGAAAACTGGGACATCTTTGGTGGGCTGCGCTGGGATAAAGAAGAGCAGCGCAACGCCAGCGATACTCTGTACACCATCGACAACGAAGACTTACTGCCCAATCCGGCTGACTACGCTGCCAATGCGCAGCTGGCCATGTTGATTACCGGTATTAACGCGCAGTTGTATCAAATGGTTGACGATGCTTCTGGAACAGAGCCACCCGCAGATGCCAGCTTCGATGAGTGGTTACCAAAGCTCGGGACCACCTATCGTTTTAGCGACGATGTCAGCCTGAGTTTCACCTACCAGGAGGGTTACCGCTCTGGTGGCGTAGGCACCAATGTCGCGCAGGGTTCTATTTTTACCTACCAGCCGGAGTTTACCGACAACTATGAGCTGGCTTTGCGTACGGCCTGGTTAGACGGTGCCCTGACGGCCAACGCCAACCTGTTTTACATTGATTGGCAAGATCAGCAAATAGCGGTGCAGTTGTCAGGCAACGCCTACGACACGGAAACTCAAAACGCCGGCAGCTCTACCGTAGAGGGTTTTGAGCTGGAGCTTAATTACATCGCGACCGACACGCTGCAGGTGTTTGGTGGCTTGGGTTATTCGCGAACCGAGTTTGACGAATTTACCATTGTGCAGCCTACAGCGACCTATGACTTGTCTGGCCGGGCTTTTCCTCGCGCGCCCGAGTGGACCGCAAATATTGGTGCCAGTTATCACTCGCCAAGTGGTCTGTTTGCCAGCATAAATGCCAATTATGCCGACAGCTCTATCGTTGCAGTTAATCCTTACGCAAATGGTTTAAGCGAGGGTGACGAAGGTTTTGACCCAAAAAATGATCAGCGCACCTTGGTCAACGCAAAGCTTGGCTACGAGTGGGATCAGCTGGCGGTGTACGCCACTGTCACCAATCTGTTTGATGAAGAGTATGTGGAGTTGGCAAGTGTAAGCCAGCCGCCCTCGGTTACCCTGGGTGCGCCGCGTCAGTTTGGTGTGACTCTGGATTATCGTTTTTAA
- a CDS encoding glycoside hydrolase family 15 protein has product MKRQNDTLERIYQEIKQVILQRQHPVTGLLPASTAITTHGNYTDAWVRDNVYSIICVWALANAMGRAGQSNRQDLLNQACIKLMRGLLQSMMRQADKVEKFKHTLDPIDSLHAKYETASGLPVVADDAWGHLQIDATSIYLLLLAQMSASGLRIVCTGSEVDFVQNLVYYISSAYRTPDFGIWERGNKINNGLTEINASSVGMAKAAMQALDGLNLFGPNATRRAVIHVIPDAVSLARNTLGALLPRESLSKEVDSALLSVIGFPAFAVGRQELLTKTRDTILSKLGGNYGCKRFLWDGHQTAIEESSRLYYEHSELATFEHIESEWPLFYCFLYLNALFDELDTTANHYRRKIESLMVRKDGIGLIPELYYLPQESIAAEKKNPRSQARQPNENIPLVWAQSLYYTGLLLDEGYITTTDLDPLHIRRRSTRFSQAQMALVVLAENEAVKTTLSQNGVIAESLEDIKPINVLSAPHLMEAFTRVGANESLGLSGRPRRRLQSLATSHTYRINGKVCLCLSWLQSEAFDYRLYDAEFLSELLITEVSHIRKHWTDAEVAVFTLKVNASICQIPNAAVFFQTLKDLQLRNTHEHVGNASASLAVRASRVTKLTLPDFDLEPLKSTQSKPSDSLRIERSRLAPRFAQLQQLACDESRAAQLRLGFAELIGEAPLSEDAGDGLTLIDVLEDIYQYARHTNRWALCRLCFAYLDHGHQDLADSLTLLAARHLKIAVGETAEAELMINSGLSNQEILDGLDAVFNDPLERSLAQEVIIAVGALLRTQPYLFEGLRSIQLHNFMMLCSHFDKCGSEAPIEWLASQPPVYLYKRLRRVFDSQRKVFSQGVEHSFAHGAEQPALLSGSDAINAHAVDADWFEWRLARGFITRFDDKFLSAIWQSLACAKTLVIGDSSSDGKIDCELVRSSMTPGEESFAQLIDQLTQPLHPSYYKSAVVESLQAFTLYCQRHPSAYFEQPLVFSRLLEEAARQWADESNQSPPSGRYLDLLIQQSPAVLQNAVLTVLASYATEVSGEHITEL; this is encoded by the coding sequence ATGAAGCGGCAAAACGATACACTGGAGCGTATTTACCAGGAAATCAAACAGGTTATTCTCCAGCGCCAACATCCGGTTACCGGTTTACTCCCCGCCAGCACGGCGATTACCACCCACGGCAATTACACCGACGCCTGGGTGCGGGACAATGTCTACTCCATTATCTGCGTTTGGGCGCTGGCAAATGCCATGGGGCGCGCCGGGCAAAGCAACCGCCAGGATTTATTAAACCAAGCCTGCATAAAGTTAATGCGCGGACTACTGCAGTCAATGATGCGCCAGGCCGACAAGGTGGAAAAGTTTAAGCACACCCTGGACCCGATCGATTCGCTACATGCAAAATACGAAACTGCCAGTGGTTTACCCGTAGTGGCCGACGACGCCTGGGGCCATTTACAGATAGACGCCACCTCCATTTATCTTTTGCTGCTAGCACAGATGTCCGCCTCGGGGCTGCGCATCGTGTGCACCGGTAGCGAAGTGGACTTTGTGCAGAACCTGGTTTATTACATCTCCAGCGCCTATCGCACACCCGACTTCGGTATCTGGGAGCGGGGCAACAAAATCAATAACGGCCTGACGGAAATTAACGCAAGCTCTGTGGGCATGGCTAAAGCGGCCATGCAGGCGCTCGACGGCCTTAATTTATTTGGTCCCAACGCCACGCGCCGCGCGGTCATTCACGTGATCCCCGATGCGGTATCCCTGGCACGGAACACTCTGGGTGCCCTGCTGCCGCGCGAGTCTCTGTCCAAAGAAGTGGACAGTGCACTGCTCTCGGTGATTGGCTTTCCGGCTTTTGCCGTGGGCCGCCAAGAGTTACTAACCAAAACCCGCGATACGATTTTATCCAAGCTCGGCGGCAACTACGGCTGCAAACGTTTTTTGTGGGACGGCCATCAGACCGCTATTGAAGAGAGCTCACGCCTGTATTACGAACACTCGGAGCTGGCGACCTTTGAACACATTGAGTCAGAATGGCCACTGTTTTACTGCTTTTTGTACCTCAACGCATTGTTTGACGAGCTGGACACTACCGCCAATCATTACCGGCGCAAAATTGAATCATTGATGGTTCGTAAAGATGGCATAGGGCTAATTCCCGAGCTGTATTACTTACCGCAAGAATCGATCGCGGCGGAAAAGAAAAACCCCCGCTCTCAGGCGCGCCAGCCCAACGAAAACATTCCCCTAGTCTGGGCGCAAAGTCTTTATTACACAGGGCTCCTGTTGGATGAAGGTTATATCACCACCACCGATCTCGATCCGCTGCATATTCGCCGACGCTCAACACGCTTTTCCCAGGCGCAAATGGCCTTGGTGGTATTAGCAGAGAACGAAGCCGTAAAAACCACCTTGTCGCAAAACGGGGTTATTGCCGAATCTTTAGAAGACATAAAACCCATTAACGTATTGAGCGCACCGCATTTAATGGAAGCGTTCACCCGTGTAGGCGCCAACGAATCGCTCGGCTTGAGCGGGCGCCCTCGCCGGCGACTGCAAAGCCTGGCCACCTCTCACACCTACCGGATTAACGGCAAAGTCTGTCTGTGTTTATCCTGGCTGCAAAGTGAAGCTTTCGATTACCGACTTTACGATGCCGAGTTCCTCAGCGAGCTACTCATTACCGAGGTATCGCATATTCGCAAACACTGGACCGACGCCGAAGTGGCCGTGTTTACGCTCAAGGTGAATGCCAGCATCTGCCAAATTCCCAATGCGGCGGTATTCTTTCAAACCCTGAAAGACCTGCAATTGCGCAATACCCACGAGCATGTGGGCAATGCTTCGGCGAGCTTAGCGGTGCGGGCCTCGCGGGTAACAAAACTAACGCTACCGGACTTTGATTTAGAGCCGCTGAAAAGTACGCAAAGCAAACCATCGGATTCGCTGCGCATTGAGCGCAGCCGACTCGCACCCCGCTTTGCCCAATTGCAACAGCTCGCTTGCGACGAGAGCCGCGCCGCACAATTGCGCCTGGGCTTTGCCGAGTTGATAGGCGAAGCACCATTATCAGAGGATGCGGGCGACGGCCTGACGCTCATTGACGTGCTAGAGGATATTTATCAGTACGCGCGCCACACCAATCGATGGGCCCTGTGCCGCCTGTGCTTTGCCTATCTTGATCACGGCCACCAGGATCTGGCCGACAGCCTGACGCTGTTAGCGGCGCGGCACTTAAAAATAGCCGTGGGCGAAACCGCCGAGGCCGAACTAATGATTAACTCCGGCTTAAGTAACCAGGAGATTCTCGACGGCCTGGACGCCGTCTTTAACGACCCCCTGGAGCGCTCACTGGCCCAGGAAGTTATTATTGCTGTGGGCGCTCTGCTGCGTACTCAGCCCTATCTGTTCGAGGGCTTGCGTTCAATCCAGCTGCATAACTTTATGATGCTCTGCTCCCACTTTGATAAGTGCGGGAGTGAGGCGCCGATTGAATGGCTGGCCAGCCAGCCGCCGGTGTATTTGTACAAGCGCTTGCGCCGCGTATTCGACTCGCAGCGCAAAGTCTTCTCTCAGGGCGTGGAGCACAGTTTTGCCCATGGCGCCGAACAGCCCGCGCTGCTAAGCGGCAGCGACGCCATTAACGCTCACGCCGTAGATGCCGACTGGTTTGAGTGGCGTCTGGCGCGTGGGTTTATTACCCGCTTTGACGATAAATTTCTCAGTGCTATCTGGCAAAGTCTGGCCTGCGCCAAAACCCTGGTGATTGGCGATAGCAGCAGCGACGGTAAAATCGATTGCGAGCTGGTGCGCAGCTCAATGACCCCGGGAGAAGAAAGCTTTGCCCAACTGATCGACCAGCTCACCCAGCCACTGCACCCGAGCTATTACAAAAGCGCTGTGGTGGAATCTCTGCAGGCATTCACTCTTTACTGCCAGCGCCACCCGAGCGCCTACTTTGAACAGCCACTGGTGTTCAGCCGTTTATTGGAAGAGGCGGCGCGCCAGTGGGCCGATGAGAGCAACCAAAGCCCTCCCAGCGGCCGCTATCTCGACCTACTGATTCAGCAATCGCCGGCGGTGCTACAAAATGCGGTACTGACTGTGCTGGCCAGCTACGCCACGGAGGTGAGCGGGGAGCACATTACCGAGCTGTAA
- a CDS encoding transposase produces the protein MGIVVKRRSRQRYSKEFKAHTLALIDEGMSPAEVARQQGIREANIYRWRREQETSNSGELQQAQQEIARLQQDNARLRQALKNAQDALQTRRHH, from the coding sequence ATGGGTATAGTGGTCAAGCGTCGTTCAAGACAGCGCTATTCAAAAGAGTTTAAGGCGCATACCCTGGCTCTGATTGACGAGGGCATGTCACCGGCCGAAGTCGCCCGCCAACAGGGTATTCGCGAAGCCAATATCTACCGCTGGCGCCGCGAGCAGGAAACCTCTAACAGTGGCGAACTACAACAAGCGCAACAAGAAATTGCCCGCCTGCAGCAGGATAATGCCCGCCTTCGCCAGGCCTTAAAAAACGCCCAAGATGCGCTGCAAACGCGCAGACATCACTAG